The DNA segment CCTGCGAGTGTTTGTCGTGAATAAAAAAACGCTTGCGTCATAGAAAAAGATGCCATAGCGCGAGCGTATCAGGAACATATTTTCATGCTGTTTGAGAGTCTGTTTCTGACGCAAAAACGCAGGATGTTTCCCTTGCATGCTTTTGCATCAGTCGAGACCTCTTTTTTGTGCCAAAAGCAGTTCCGTTGTCGTGCGGGACGAGCACACGGCATCCTCATTTATGGATGCGAAACTGCGTTTACTGCATGTGTGGCGGTACGGCGAACTGAAGTTAAGCCACCTTCAATTGCGGCCGACGTGTTCGGGCGTAAACAGTCACTAAAGCTGTCTTGCTCAGCTCCTTCCTGGGTGAAGCTTCCATGCCAGTTGAAGCTTCTCTTTTCCCAGGGCGCAAGCGCTTTTCTGAGTGTCTCCAAAACACCGTCCTCCTGCCTGCACAGGAAGAGAGGAAGCGGAGAGACGCCCTGATTTGTTAGAAATGCCTGCCTTGCACGCGCGCAGGCGACCTTCGTGATTCCCCGTGGAACCGAAGGGGTGGACGAAAGTCCACAAAAAGGAGTTGAAAATGCATGGCCTGAAGAGTCTGCGGACTCATTACGTCTTCGGGTATGTGCTCATTGCTCTTGCTGTCCTGAACTGGTCAGGAAATTTTGTAGCAGCTCGGGCAATGGCGAACGTTTTTCCACCTGCAACATTTAACGTTTTGCGCTGGCTTATTGCGACAGTGGTGTTTCTCCCCTTTGGGATTCGTCCGCTGTGGCGAGAAAGAGCCGTTGTGTTAGCGAATCTGCCTGTATTATTTCTTGTTTCGCTCTTCGGTATCTCTCTCTACGACGTGTTGAGCTTTATTGCCGGGAGCACCACAGGTGCCCTCAATATGTCGCTCATTGCAACGCTTTCCCCGGTGTTTACCTTTATTGCTGCCCATTTCTTTCTTGGGGAAGATCTGAACCGGCAGACGATTGTGGGTATCTTGGTGAGTGTTGTTGGTGTGGTGACTCTGGTCACGAACGGCGACATTTCTCGGCTTGCGGTCCTGAGGTTTTCGACTGGCGATTTGCTCATGCTTTGTGTGGCCTGCATGTCCGCAGGGTACAACGTCTCTATTAAGCGTCTCGCAGGAAAG comes from the Desulfobaculum bizertense DSM 18034 genome and includes:
- a CDS encoding DMT family transporter, with the translated sequence MHGLKSLRTHYVFGYVLIALAVLNWSGNFVAARAMANVFPPATFNVLRWLIATVVFLPFGIRPLWRERAVVLANLPVLFLVSLFGISLYDVLSFIAGSTTGALNMSLIATLSPVFTFIAAHFFLGEDLNRQTIVGILVSVVGVVTLVTNGDISRLAVLRFSTGDLLMLCVACMSAGYNVSIKRLAGKLSQSAMLMATFLLGLLALCPMCFWELQNGASLPEMTVEIWEILLYLGIFASVLCYLFWNMAVSIIGAGKATLFYYTIPFCSGILAWYFLGEAVTYAQIMSGIMIFGGIIICLSAGSSTKTRPHKRIQSMRALRGESV